Within Coffea arabica cultivar ET-39 chromosome 4e, Coffea Arabica ET-39 HiFi, whole genome shotgun sequence, the genomic segment AGCTTCAGGGATGCCAAAGAAGACCAGGGTTTCCCTAATGAAGTGCCACTCAAGTTTGTCAAAAGCCTTTTCAAGATCAATTTTTATAGCACAAAGACTCTTTGTGCCTTTTTTTGATTTAATCTTGAAAATGGCTTCCTGAACTAATTTGACATTATCGGAGCAGCTCCTTCCAGGCAGGAAACTGGATTGAAAAGGGGAGATAACCTTAGCCAGGTAAGGTCTGAGTCTGTTTACAATCACTTTAGAGAGGATCTTGTAAAGTGAGTTGCACAGACTAATAGGCCTAAAATTTTGAATGAGTTCAGGGCAATCAGTTTTGGGGATTAAGCAAATGAAAGTATCATTAATACCTTGAGGAAAAGGTAAATGGTTGAAAGCATCATGGATAAACTGAACAATAGAGTTTTCCAGTAGGGTCCAGAATTTTTGGTAGAAGAAGGCGTGGAGTCCATCTGGTCCCGGAGCCTTAAAGGGCTTGAAATCTAAGCAGGCTTTCCTGATTTCTTGGCTGGAAGGGATACGGCTAAAAAGTTGGGTTTCACTAGGCGAGAGGGTAAGATGGGGTGCAGGAAATGGTTCAGGGTAGAGGCTGACTTCAACAAAGTCAGAGGTGAAAAGGTTGGTGAAAAAAGAGTAGATGTGACGTTTGATAGCAAGATCTTCAGTGATCCAGTTACCAACAAGGTCTCGAATAGCAAGAATTCGGTTTGTTTTCCTCTGCACAATGGTTGTGGTCTGCAGAAATTTAACATTCAGGTCATCCCAGATGAGATGATCAGTTCTTGACTTAAGAAGCCAAATGTCTTTTTCCATCCTTAAAGTGTCTTCCAGCTGGGCTGTGAGAGAGCTTTCCAAAGTGGATAGAAAGACGGAAGGGTGATattgaagagatttttggaTCCCTACTAGTCTATtgaggattttcttttttttgtggaaGATGTTTTCAAAAGAGACTCTACTCCAAACCCTGGTGGCTTCAGTGAAACATTTAATAGACTCAGTAATAGGGCTTGGAGGGGAAGACCAGTTATTTCTGATGATATCCGGAAAAGAAGGGTGAGaaagccaaaatttttccaaacgGAAAGGCTTAAAAGAAAGGTCTGGAGGTTGAGGATAGAGGTTGACTATGAGTGGGCAGTGGTCAGATCTAGTGCGGGCTAGGTGCTGGATCGACGCTTCAGGAAAAAGGTTTCTCCACAAAGGGTCGCAGAAGGCTCTATCTAATCTTTCATAGAtgaaagaattatttttcttacaaaCCCAAGTGAATCTTGGGCCCACAAAGCCCATATCTAAGAGATTACACGTTTCAATCACAGAGCAGAAAGCTGAGGCTCTAGATCTGTTAATAGGGTTACCTCCTAATTTATCTTGTTGAGCAAGCAGTTCATTAAAGTCACCAATACACATCCAAGGCAAATTATTTAAGGAAGACAGATTTTTAAGGTGCTCCCATAGAAGCAAGCGTTCCTCGAGTCTAGGACTAGCATAAATGCAACTAAGCAACCAAGGGGAGGTGTTAGGAGATACCTTAATGTTTGCATGGATGACTTGGAAATTGCTGGAGATAGGCTCGACGTTGACCTCAGCCCCGTTCCACAGGAGCCACAGTCCACCCTTGAATGTATTTGCATCTTGGATTCGGAAGTTGGTGAACGGGAGGCTTTCACAAACTTCTACAGCCCTGCTTCCACTTAATCTAGTTTCCACTACCAAGACAATGCCAGGTTTGTGAGTGTTAATGTGTTGAAGGAGATGGTCACGAAATGCAGAGCTACCTGCACCTCTCACATTCCACATTAAGAGCTTCATTTCTTCCAGACTAGGGTGAAGGGGCAACAGAGGGCTCTGAGGGAGTATCCTTTCTGCCAGGTTCGGAGTGCAGCTTGCAAGGACGCGTTCTCCGTTTCTGAAGTACCTGGGTTGTATTTCCACTTCGAAGTCTAGACTTCCTGGTTTTGGACTCGGAAAGGAGTTGATGAAAAGTCTGAATCCTGTGAGATCTCTAGGTAGTGGTAAGACCACCACGGACTCTTTTACGGCGAAGAGTCTTAGAGGCAGCGGGTATGGGGACAGACGCTCCAGGACTACTTCTATTGGTGGCTGTAGGAGATAGGCCAGCTCCATGTCTCTTTCCATGTTGCCCTCCAAAGGGTTTTTGGGGAGTGCTGGGGGAGCTGGAGAGGCTGTCGGTCTCCCCATCATTGGTATTGGGGGGATCCAATGATCTCGGCAGATGGGATATCTTAGGCCCAGGAATGCTGTTGGGTCGAACTCCATAGTCGTTGCCATCCCTGATGGGTGGCTCCAAACTAGGAGGTTTCCCAAGATGTTGCAGTCCCTCAAACGGTTGAAATCCTCTGTAGGAAGATGGTTCTGATACGTGAGAAGAGAGTTGTAAATTTTGTGGGAGCTCACCTTCTTCCAAGCCAACGAAGTGGCCGGTGGAGTCGAAAGTGGGTCGCTCATGTCGGTCTGGTGCAGCCTGCGGGTAGTTCTGGAGAGGCGGGGTGTCGATCTGGATCGATGTATTTGCGGGGTTGAGGAGGAGTTTCGGGAGCTTGGTGGAGACATGGGAGGACAGCCTTTGTTGCTTGCGGGGGGAAGGAGGATTTTTAGTGTGAGGACTAGGTTGCACGATTGGAGAAATAGAGGGGGAAAGAGGCTTTATCATCTGAGGATCCAAAGAAGCTGAGGGATGATCACGGGTTGGTGCAGTTGTATTTTCTGGGTTCATCTTTTTAGGATTTTCCAATATGGTGAAAGGAAGAGAAACCAGAGAACTGTCTTTGGAAGGTCGTTCCTGGGTTGTATGCAAAGGGGGAATAGGTTGACCTCGGGAGAAGTTTCCAGAGTGGGGTGGCTCATGGTCTAGGTCTGCAAGGGGTTTAAATGCATTGTCTAGGGTCAACGATTTGTTCGAGAGTAACAAAGAAGAGGAAATTTTTGGGTGTTGGTCTTTTCTTGGTGGATGAGATGTGGCAGACAGGCTTGAAaggtttgaatttgaattttttgttgAAGGGGGTTTGGGCCGAATCCGGTCAAAGGGTCTGCCTTTGGTTTTTGAGTGGTGGTTTCGAGGAATGGTCATCCAAGGCCCGGAGGAGCTGTCATGAATATGGGCATCGTCTGGCTTCTGCGGCGGCGCGGAGCAatttcgatcagctttccccTGTTCGTACTGATGAGAAGAGGCGGATCGACGAGCAAATTCTTGACATTTCCCGGAGTCATGCCCCACGTACCCAcagtcaaaacaaaaggataAGCCCTCAAATTGTAATTCTTGGACATACCTGCCAAATTTGAGAAAAGTGGGGAGAGGTTTGGAGAGGTCAATTTCTATACAAAATCTGGCATAGCGCCCCCTTTCCGATTTTGCTGTGCGTGCATCCATGGAGATTAATTTCCCGATTTTATTTCCTGCTCTGGCAAGGATTTCCCGATCATAGTATTCTAAAGGGAGTCCCGGGAGACGAACCCACGCTGCCGTAGTAGTGGGTTGACCATTCTTGGAGTTGAAATTTGGTACCCATTGTTGAATAGATACGAAATACTTAAGAATGTACCAAGGCCCTCCCTTTACAACTTTGAGGAAATCTTCGGGAGAATCAAATTTTGCTATGTAGAATCCTTTTCCAATGTCTATAAGAGACATATTTCCACACGGTTTCCATAGCTCTCTGATCTTTTGATCGAAGAATTTGAACTCTAAGTGCTTCTTGAATACTTTGACAATCAAAGCATGTTTCCATGGTTTCCTCATTCTACGCTTATCCGATTTGTGGATGGGGATAGCCAAGTCTTCTGATGATTCATCTTCTGAATCCGAGCAGTCATCATGACAAGAGGAAATGAAGGATTCATGAAAAGAGGAGATGTGGTCAGAGAGGGATTTGTCAAGGCTATCTTTGTAGGAGGTAACAAGGGAGGTTTGGAAGGAGGTTTTTAGTGTGTTGCTAAGGGGGGGTGGGGGTGAGGTTGCAGCGGGTGGTTGAGGGGAGGAGATCAGGGGGGGCGGCTGCAGATCTTCAGTCATCTGCAGTGGCTGTGGGGGTGGTGGTTGGGGCGGTGGCTGCGAGGGTGGTGGCTGCGAGGGAGGTTGCGGTAGCTCCATGGAGCTACCAGTGCGGTCGCTGTGTATCATCTGCAGTGGCTGTGGGGGCGGTGGCTGGGGCGGTGGCTGCGAAGGTGGTGGCTGCGAGGGAGGTTGCGGTAGCTCCATGGAGCTACCATTGAGGCCAATTTGCTTCCAATAAATCCTTATGTGCCAATGGTGAAAGTAAACTGAAATATCTGATTGGTCGAATTGCCGCAAGTGAGAAGTGTCTTTTTTTTATAACCTCTCATCCTAAATTAATACCCACaataaaggggaaaaaaaacctTATTGgttaataaacataaaagtgGCAAAGTTTATCTTTCAAATCGTTTACTCAACTCAAGAAATTGATATTCTGGTGGTCAttccgctttttttttttttggctgttgCGTGTTTCATCTCAATTGAAGCTCATATATTTATCAAGTCAAATTTGGACGAGCTTCTATCTAACCgaagtagggctgcaaacgaacagagtcgagtcgagctttgagctaatcgagccgagtttcGACTGAATTTTactaagctcgagctcgagctcgacgagccggcaattttcaaactcgagctcgactcgaatcactcgagtttgagctcgaaaaaaaaataattattttattttttaaaaaataaataaaataatatttttttcttaataaataataaaatattaaggatatatacgtaattttactataaaaataaaaaataaaaaatataatatacgtaattttattattaaataaaaataaataaataaataaataaataaatatatatatatactcaagctcgcgagctaacgagcttaatattctgagctcaaGTTTGAGCTTGAGTTTGACTCGAGTCGGCTCGAACTcaagcggctcgattcgtttgcagccctaaacCGAAGTAACATTATGCTAATTAAGCTAAGCTTGAATCGAGGTTAAAACTTCAAACTAAATCCAATACAGAATGTAACCTTGCTTAAACTTTAATAAAATCAAGCTTGAACGAGTTTATTCATACACAGATGAAATCATCATATCATCTAATGAGTAATGACTCTCCGGGACCTTTTTCTGTTTGTCTCTGTCCTGTGATCGATGATCCAAAAAGTATTActaattcattttttgatttatcTATTTATACTCatctaattaaataaatataaataaataaatttatttatattcaTTATTCATTTTAACCGATCTAAACTCGCTCAAATCACCTATTTTGACGGCTCGATTCTTGATACTCACCGTGTAATGAAATCATCAGGTCATCTAATGACTCTCCGGGGCCTTCTATCTGTCTGTCTCTGTCCCGTGATCAATAATCCAGAAGGCAATCGTCAAGTAAGTCAACCGCCACCCACGCGGAAGACTCTTCCACTCTGGGCCCCACATTAGCTCCTGGGCCAGCCAATCAACTGATCAAAGCATCCCAAGCCCCAAAATTCCACAGCCGACCTCCCTCACTCCCATTTCCGACCACGACCCTTGCTCCTCTCCCCGCCACCAGCGGCCACCTTCCCCAACTCTCTCCAGTCCACCCTAcggataaaaaagaaaagaaaagaagaagcaatCCAAGTAAACGATGTCGTTTCTTAGGAGGAGAAAACCACCAGAAAACCAAAAGCCTACTCATCCTCAGCCAGAACCAGAACTGGAAGAGGAGGACAACAAGAAAAAGGAGCTAACACCAAACAAGAAAATCCCCAAAAAGGCTGAggaaagggtaaaatggtcgtGCTTGGACAACTGCTGTTGGTTTGTTGGCTGCGTCTGCACGGTGTGGTGGGGCTTGTTGTTCTTATACAATGCGATGCCGGCGTCCATCCCGCAGTTCGTTTCGGAGGCAATCACAGGGCCGTGGCCGGACCCACCTGGGGTTAAATTGCACAAGGAAGGATTAAAGGCCAAGCATCCGGTGGTTTTTGTACCCGGAATCGTCACCGGCGGACTCGAGCTTTGGGAGGGGCATCAGTGTGCTGAAGGGTTGTTTCGAAAGAGGCTATGGGGAGGCACTTTTGGAGAAGTCTACAAAAGGTATGCTTGGTAAAGTTTGGCATTTTACCAGTTTCTATGACTTGATTTATTCTGTTTTCCCATCGGTTTAGCTTCAGCTTCAGTGGATGATGAGTGGCACTGTTCTTCTCGTGAATTGTTGTAGTTGgcgacccttttttttttttttttgcaatttgcTCTGTGCCTGTGAAAAGGTGAACTTGGATTCAATATGGATGTAGTGAGGATCTTGGAAGTAAACTTTTATccatttttatcttatttttacaTGTTTGGAGACTGTACTCGGTTGAGCTTGGAATATAGAAATGCATAGTCCATGTACTGATTTGTGAAGTAGTTTGACTGATAAGGTGGATTGTCAACATCTGTCAGTATTATGCATAGTTAGGTCACACTAATTGCAAATTTCATATAGGTGagtatttttcctttctttgtttattaaaaaaattattaaaacgaGGTCTTTTATTAACTGGTTTTATATACAAGCTTGGTCTTATTTACTGCTGGAGTTGCCATTCTGGAATGAAGCAAGATATGAAAGTCCAAGGAAGATTTAAATATGTTGAAAATTTAGAGTACCTTTTCAGTGTCATTCTTTTACAGTAGGCCTGGGATGACTTTAGCTTTGAGTTTGCTTTTCAGGTTCTGCAAATAAGACTTTAAGGCAATTAGAAGTTGTAGTTTAATCAATCTAGGACACCTCACTGGATGAATTCGAGTGTCAGAACCGTTAAATGTAAATCCCCATTCAACCTCCTGTTGATTTCCGGCTTTACTTATGAAAAActctatatatatgtatgtatgtatgtgtgtgtgtgtatatatatatatatggatccATCTACTATAACTGCAACAAACTTAATGCACCTCCCTccatcacaaatttcaatttgcaTAATCCACATTTTTGCTCTTTAAGATCTGAGTTTTGACTTGTGCAAGTATTTTTTTTGGCATCATTGTTGAGTCATGGCATTAAGGATGTCTTTAATCTTTTGTGGAAGTTCAGAACTTCCAAACAAGACAGATAGTCTGTTCCTATCTATTGTTGAGATAGTCTGTTCCTGTACTCattgtcatattttttttttattttttctcaaaatgaaTAGTGTAGAGGTTCTGCTGGGAATTGCCGAGCAACTAGAGCCGAACTACCTGCAAGACAAAAAGGACGGGGCTATCCCCCCACTGTCTCTCCAATGCTTAAGCTAGCTCCGGTTTAATAAGTGATTGTAGCAAGCTTTCTAGTAATTTTCGTACCTGAAAATGACAGGGAGAATTCCCCTTTTATAGGAGGAGAGAAGCGCCCCTTTATTGGGTCTCGTTCTGTCATAGGGAAATAGGGGAGACAGGTAGGTCGGCGATTGGGTGGCTCGAGCGCTGTCTGTGATAATAGGGAGGACAGTCGTATGTCAGAGACCTCGTTATGTGTGCCAAGCACGTGCTTATCATGTGGTACTTCCCAAGCTACATGTATTCGGCATCTTGCAAAAAGGGGTTGGGAAATACCCTGTCCCCTACACAAATAGCATTACATTTTACCCTAAAGTACATAAGATATCTACTGATTTAAATTTCTTAATGCAGTTTCGGAAGCAAAGCAGTGGTAAATGACTTCTATTTTCTTTAACTTTGTTTATTTATGGCTCAAAATATTTGTTGgtaaatttatttcttttcttgtgaGGCGTTGGAGTTCCTTAAGGAGTAAATTGCTTTCGCACCAACAATCCATGCTTATCAGTCTTATATTTCTTTCACTTCCAGACCTTTATGCTGGGTCGAGCATATGTCTCTGAACAATGAAACTGGTTTGGATCCTCCTGGTATAAGGGTCAGGCCTGTCCCTGGACTTGTTGCTGCAGATTACTTTGTTCCTGGATACTTTGTCTGGGCTGTTCTAATTGCTAATTTGGCTCGAATTGGATATGAGGAGAAAACCATGCATATGGCTGCATATGATTGGAGAATCTCATTTCAGAACACCGAGGTACACACTTATCTTAAGGTTTGAGCCTTAGAATGCAAAATCGAGGTTTGACTGGATGAATTGTGTGGTTAATTCTGATTCTGAAGTTTGGTATTTAAACCTGATCAGGTGCGTGACCAGACACTGAGTCGGATTAAAAGCAATATAGAACTAATGGTTGCTACAAATGGTGGCAAAAAAGCAGTTGTAGTTCCACATTCCATGGGCGCCCTATACTTTCTGCATTTTATGAAATGGGTAGAAGCACCAGCTCCAATGGGTGGTGGTGGAGGACCAGATTGGTGTGCCAAGCATATAAAGGCTGTCATGAACATTGGAGGACCATTTTTAGGTGTTCCTAAATCTGTCTCTGGGCTTTTCTCTGCTGAGGCCAGGGATATTGCTGTTGCCAGGTATATTGAAATGTTCATGTTACATTTATTTTTGACAGACTGAACACTGAGAACCGCAACCAGATAGATGGAAGGAATAGTTCCAGCTAACTTAATCTATTTATCCTTACAAGTAAGACAGATAAGGGAAAAATCCTTTGCTTTTTTGCTATGTACAAAGACGATATCTTTTGGAAGGCAAACTTTGTCACAAAGTTCTGATGGACTGCATCTTGTTTGCTGTATAATTAGGTGTTAGTTTTATATGTGATGTTGGTTGGCTTAGCCCTTCCGAGAAAGCATTCTTAACCATATCATTCTTGTCTTTTTGGGGTTTCTGATTTTTCATTTCTTGGGGACCTGGAAGGGTGGGGGGAGGAGGGGTGGAAGAGAAGACTGAGATTTCCTTTAACGCTGACTCACAAAATTGGAGACAGCTAAGCTTCTTATTTTAAGTATCATTCTAAGAGAATACTACTATTTTCTTTATCATCGCAGACATCTATGAATTTGTTTCAAATGCATTCTCACATGTTTTTACTTCACTTGATTGCAACACATGATTTTAATAAATGCTTTTGTATTTGTATTAATGATCTTAAGAAACCTGTAATAACAGTGATGTGGCATATCTGAGCATTGGATGGTGCAATTTGTGTTTAGCACCTGCTGTTAGATAACcacaaatttgatttagtcttACTAACATTAGTTGCACATGTACAGAACTTTGTGCATTTTGGGATGGATAGTGATTGCTTTATGGACATCATTAGATTTTCAGTCGGCTACTAGTTGTATATCAATTTGAAGCTGCTTCTGCTAGTTGGTGACAACTGAGGacatcttttccttttctttgctgATTTTTAGATATCGTTGAAGGATTTGTGCCTCTACATGACATTATCAGTGTTTTGTTAGGGTTTACAGAATGACTCGTATGAGTGCAATGGAGATTTTTATACATGCCAGACATTCCAATGACTTCATGTTCACATGCCAATAATTAATCCCATAAACATCTTTGCTTAGTTATTTGTGCGAATACAAATACAATGATGAGACTTACTCTTATTGTTGCCTAAAATGCAGGGCCATTGCACCAGGTGCTCTTGACAAGGATTTATTTCACATTCAGACCTTACAATACATAATGAAGATGACACGAACATGGGATTCAACAATGTCAATGATTCCAAAAGGTGGTGACACCATTTGGGGTGGCCTTGATTGGTCACCTGAAGAAGGCTACCGTCCCAGTAAGAGGAAAAAGCACAGATCCAACGCTGCTGACTGCTCAGCTGACAATGAGAATGTCAGCACAGAATCTAAGGCAAGAAATATCGTCAATTACGGAAGGATAATGTCATTCGGAAAAGATGTGGCAGAAGCACATTCTTCTGAGATCAAGAAGATTGACTTTAGGGTAATCTCTCTTGAGTCTCCATGATCTTTGTGAGGATTCCTGGTCACTTTGTTTCATGCAATTAAAGTTGATATACAATTTTCTTTCTCCAGCCCTTAATATCAATATGCACTGCAAGTGGTAATTGAAACCTCGTCTTGTTCTGTACAGATTGTTGCAAGCTTTTCAAATTAGGCAAATACTTCTGTTCCATCTTAAATTATAGGAGTTAACGTGATTCTCATCCCAACTATAttaatataaaaaagaaaaattacaacATCGTATGTAATTACATCACTTGGAGATCTAGAGATGTGTGGTCTGTGAATCAACATTTCATCCAGATAATCAGAATATAATGAATGGAGTAATTTGTCTTTTCAAGCCACAGGTAATAATTAGTaagatattttcattttttgaactTGTATCTGTTCGAATTCTGTTAGGTAGTGTGCTTACTTGGTTACTCTTGCCATAAAACTAGTCTAGCATTGAACTGCTCACATCGTTGTTTCCATGCAGGATGCAGTTAAAGGTAGCAATACTGCAAATAATACTTGTCGTGATGTCTGGACAGAGTATCATGACATGGGTTTGGTTGGCATCAAAGCTGTTGCAGAATACAAGGTTTATACAGCTGGAGAAGTTGtagatttgttaaattttgttgcCCCCAAAATGATGGCACGTGGCAATGCGCACTTCTCCTATGGAATAGCTGATGACCTGGACGACCCTAAGTATGCACACTACAAATATTGGTCAAACCCATTGGAAACAAAGTAAGAACACATAATATTTTCTACTCTTCAAACAAAGCATGTCTGCTCTTTCCTGAATGTAACTTGCTTCTGGTTTTATGCCACATATTCCTTAAGCAACTAGATTCAGGAAGTAGCGGAAACTTGTTCAAGAATATTGTTTTGCTATAGTTTTAGCGATTTCTCATTATCCTggatttttggcattttctttcttttttgtgtcATCCAGGTTGCCAAACGCTCCTGAAATGGAGATCTACTCAATGTATGGAGTCGGTATCCCAACTGAGAGAGCATACGTTTATAGGCAGTCCCCTTCCTCAGAATGCTATATTCCCTTCCAGATTGATACGTCGGCAGATGAAGATGACAAAGATAAGTGTTTGAAAGATGGTGTTTTTACTGTGGATGGGGATGAGACAGTGCCTGCTTTAAGTGCAGGTTACATGTGTGCAAAAGGGTGGCGGGGGAAAACTAGATTCAATCCTTCAGGAATCAAAACTTATGTAAGGGAGTATGATCATGCTCCACCGTCTAATCTTCTTCTGGAGGGTCGTGGCACCGAGAGCGGTGCGCATGTTGACATAATGGGTAATTTTGCTCTTATCGAGGACATTATCAGGGTTGCTGCCGGGGCTACCGGCGAAGAGTTGGGAGGTGATCAGGTGTACTCAGACATCTTCAAGTGGTCTGAGAAAATTAAACTACCTCTATAAGATGACATATATATGAATGCAGGCGAAGACGAATTTAAATGCCCTTAGCATCTGTGGTTGTGATTTTACACTGGAATTCATGCAGCGGTCTTTCTGAGATCAGGCTGCTCCGTGGCGGCATTCAGATTATCAAGTCTGAATTGGCAAGTCTCTTGCTATAGTCCAGAACTTAGATTCACGCAAGTGTTTAGACTTCGCTTGGACAGGCACCAAGGCTTGGATGTGAAGATTCAATGTGTGATGCGTGATTAAATTGTGGGGTTTATGAATAATTTGATTGGTTTGCATGAAGAATTCAAGGGAAAGAAAGGCTTAAGGGGGAATATCAAAAGGTTTGTAACTTCCAATTGTTTTTAAGAGTTACAGACTTGTGCAAGTGGGTAACTTTTTCTTAGCCATTTTCAGTATATTATACTTTGTAATATTCTGAAGTAATTATTACAGTGTCTAAATTATGAAATTTTACAGTTTTTGTGGTAatccaaatttcttccaatttgtATGCCCAAGGTACTTTTTCATTCACAGCTTCACACAAATATTCAAAATGTTATGCAACATTTATTTATTATGGTCCTTCTTAATCTTGAGTCGTTTGAAAAAATTAGTTTCAGTATTTACTTAAGTGTGTACATATTCAAAATATTAGCATTTAGCATGCCTTTTGCAAAAAAATTTCCCTATCAAGTATAATAGTTAGGTAATAAAATTTAGCGATTGGACAGAAAGAACGGTTTAAAAGTCTTTTAGAGCACGGCACCAGTTAAATTCAACTTGTGCT encodes:
- the LOC113742451 gene encoding phospholipid:diacylglycerol acyltransferase 1-like, which translates into the protein MSFLRRRKPPENQKPTHPQPEPELEEEDNKKKELTPNKKIPKKAEERVKWSCLDNCCWFVGCVCTVWWGLLFLYNAMPASIPQFVSEAITGPWPDPPGVKLHKEGLKAKHPVVFVPGIVTGGLELWEGHQCAEGLFRKRLWGGTFGEVYKRPLCWVEHMSLNNETGLDPPGIRVRPVPGLVAADYFVPGYFVWAVLIANLARIGYEEKTMHMAAYDWRISFQNTEVRDQTLSRIKSNIELMVATNGGKKAVVVPHSMGALYFLHFMKWVEAPAPMGGGGGPDWCAKHIKAVMNIGGPFLGVPKSVSGLFSAEARDIAVARAIAPGALDKDLFHIQTLQYIMKMTRTWDSTMSMIPKGGDTIWGGLDWSPEEGYRPSKRKKHRSNAADCSADNENVSTESKARNIVNYGRIMSFGKDVAEAHSSEIKKIDFRDAVKGSNTANNTCRDVWTEYHDMGLVGIKAVAEYKVYTAGEVVDLLNFVAPKMMARGNAHFSYGIADDLDDPKYAHYKYWSNPLETKLPNAPEMEIYSMYGVGIPTERAYVYRQSPSSECYIPFQIDTSADEDDKDKCLKDGVFTVDGDETVPALSAGYMCAKGWRGKTRFNPSGIKTYVREYDHAPPSNLLLEGRGTESGAHVDIMGNFALIEDIIRVAAGATGEELGGDQVYSDIFKWSEKIKLPL